A region from the Stutzerimonas stutzeri genome encodes:
- a CDS encoding ABC transporter permease, which produces MLSPYMSPIERVWFYTLRIICALVLLFLIVPVLVIVPLSFNSGSFLVYPLQGVSLRWYEALFSSADWMRSLKNSMLIAPAATALAMVFGTLAAIGLTRGEFRGKSLVMTLLISPMVVPVVIVGVASYLIFAPLGMGNSYLSLILVHAVLGVPFVIITVSATLQGFNHNLVRAAASLGASPLTTFFRVTLPLIAPGVISGALFAFATSFDEVVVTLFLAGPEQITLPRQMFSGIRENLSPTIAAAATLLIAFSVALLLTLEWLRGRSEKMRTQQPA; this is translated from the coding sequence ATGCTGAGCCCTTACATGTCGCCCATCGAGCGCGTCTGGTTCTACACGTTGCGAATCATATGCGCGCTGGTGCTGCTGTTTCTGATCGTGCCGGTGCTGGTGATCGTGCCGCTGTCCTTCAACTCCGGCTCGTTCCTTGTCTACCCACTGCAAGGCGTGTCGCTGCGCTGGTACGAGGCACTGTTCAGTTCGGCTGACTGGATGCGCTCGCTGAAGAACTCGATGCTGATAGCGCCGGCTGCCACTGCGCTGGCGATGGTGTTCGGCACCCTTGCGGCGATAGGCCTGACCCGCGGCGAATTTCGCGGCAAGTCGCTGGTGATGACGTTGCTGATCTCGCCGATGGTGGTGCCGGTGGTGATCGTCGGCGTGGCCAGCTACCTGATCTTCGCGCCGTTGGGCATGGGCAACAGCTACCTGTCGCTGATCCTAGTGCATGCGGTGCTGGGCGTGCCCTTCGTGATCATCACGGTGTCGGCGACGCTGCAGGGCTTCAACCATAACCTGGTGCGAGCCGCCGCGAGCCTGGGTGCGTCACCGTTGACGACCTTCTTCCGGGTCACCCTGCCACTGATCGCGCCAGGTGTGATCAGTGGCGCGTTGTTTGCCTTCGCGACGTCCTTCGACGAAGTGGTGGTGACGCTGTTCCTCGCCGGCCCCGAGCAGATCACCCTGCCGCGGCAGATGTTCAGCGGCATTCGTGAAAACCTCAGCCCCACCATCGCCGCGGCGGCGACCCTGCTGATCGCGTTTTCGGTGGCGCTGCTGCTGACCCTGGAGTGGCTGCGCGGCCGCTCCGAAAAGATGCGCACTCAACAACCTGCCTGA
- a CDS encoding ABC transporter permease — MATAVSLPVPEFAEPDLKRRLARAERMNRLKSKALILPLLVFLLLTFILPIASLLWRSVENPEVVGSLPRTVEAIAAWDGRGLPDDAVYRALSEDLVEARQAQTIGDLSKRLNMEQAGYRSLLNKTARALPFKAQPQSYRDALEALDERWGDPAYWQVIRRNDSAITPYYLLAALDHRIDDLGELAPVSPDQAVYLDIFARTFWMGLVITAICLVLAYPLAYLLANLPARKSNLLMIMVLLPFWTSILVRVAAWIVLLQSSGLINGALLKMGIIDQPLQLVFNRAGVYIAMVHILLPFMILPIYSVMKSISPSYMRAAISLGCHPFASFWRVYFPQTLAGVGAGCLLVFIISIGYYITPALLGSPNDQMVSYFVAFYTNTTINWGMATALGGLLLLATMLLYIVYSWLVGASRLRLG, encoded by the coding sequence ATGGCTACTGCCGTCTCCCTGCCTGTCCCCGAGTTCGCCGAGCCCGACCTGAAACGTCGACTGGCGCGTGCCGAGCGCATGAACCGGCTCAAATCCAAGGCGTTGATCCTGCCGCTGCTTGTGTTCCTGCTGCTGACCTTCATCCTGCCGATCGCCTCGCTGCTGTGGCGCAGTGTCGAAAACCCCGAGGTGGTCGGCAGCCTGCCGCGTACCGTCGAGGCCATCGCAGCCTGGGACGGTCGCGGCCTGCCGGATGATGCGGTGTACCGTGCCCTGAGCGAGGACCTGGTTGAAGCCCGGCAGGCACAGACGATTGGCGATCTATCCAAGCGGCTGAACATGGAGCAGGCCGGCTACCGCAGCCTGCTGAACAAGACGGCCCGGGCGCTGCCGTTCAAGGCGCAGCCGCAATCCTACCGGGACGCGCTCGAGGCCCTCGATGAGCGCTGGGGCGATCCGGCCTACTGGCAGGTGATCCGCCGCAACGACAGCGCGATCACCCCCTATTACCTGCTGGCCGCGCTCGATCACCGTATCGATGACCTGGGCGAGCTGGCGCCGGTGTCGCCGGATCAGGCGGTGTATCTGGACATCTTCGCCCGGACCTTCTGGATGGGCCTGGTAATCACCGCAATCTGCCTGGTGCTGGCCTATCCGCTGGCGTACCTGCTGGCCAACCTGCCGGCACGCAAGAGCAACCTGCTGATGATCATGGTGCTGCTGCCGTTCTGGACCTCGATCCTGGTGCGCGTGGCGGCGTGGATCGTGTTGCTGCAATCGAGCGGGCTGATCAACGGTGCGCTGTTGAAGATGGGGATCATCGATCAGCCGCTGCAGCTGGTATTCAACCGCGCCGGTGTCTATATCGCCATGGTCCACATCCTGCTGCCGTTCATGATCCTGCCGATCTACAGCGTGATGAAGAGCATCTCGCCGAGCTACATGCGCGCGGCGATCTCGCTGGGCTGCCATCCCTTCGCCAGCTTCTGGCGGGTGTACTTCCCGCAGACCCTCGCGGGCGTGGGTGCCGGTTGCCTGCTGGTGTTCATCATTTCCATTGGCTACTACATCACGCCGGCGCTGCTCGGCAGCCCGAACGACCAGATGGTCAGCTACTTCGTCGCCTTCTACACCAACACCACCATCAACTGGGGCATGGCCACGGCGCTGGGCGGCTTGCTGCTGCTCGCGACCATGCTGCTGTACATCGTCTACAGCTGGCTCGTCGGCGCCAGCCGTCTGCGGCTGGGCTGA
- a CDS encoding ABC transporter ATP-binding protein: protein MLDSQANDVLVSFRGIQKSYDGEALIVKDLNLDIRKGEFLTLLGPSGSGKTTSLMMLAGFETPTAGEILLAGRSINKLPPHKRDMGMVFQNYALFPHMTVSENLAFPLSVRGMPKVDVKERVKRALSMVQLEGFRNRYPAQLSGGQQQRVALARALVFEPQLVLMDEPLGALDKQLREQMQMEIKHLHQSLGVTVVYVTHDQGEALTMSDRVAVFHLGEIQQIDEPRALYEKPANTFVANFLGENNRLPARLISRNGDNCTVELGRGERVEALAVKVGDPGAPVNLSIRPERVRLNGASASCPNRFTGRVAEFVYLGDHIRIRLEVCGISDFFVKQPIAEFDPALAVGDVVPIGWQVEHVRALDPLQAA from the coding sequence ATGCTCGACTCTCAAGCGAACGATGTACTGGTCAGCTTTCGTGGCATTCAGAAGAGTTACGACGGCGAAGCGCTGATCGTCAAAGACCTCAATCTGGATATCCGCAAGGGCGAATTCCTCACCCTGCTCGGCCCGTCGGGCTCCGGAAAAACCACCAGTCTGATGATGCTCGCCGGCTTCGAGACGCCCACTGCCGGGGAGATCCTCCTGGCTGGTCGGTCGATCAACAAGTTGCCGCCACACAAGCGCGACATGGGCATGGTGTTCCAGAACTACGCCCTGTTTCCGCACATGACGGTGTCGGAAAACCTCGCCTTTCCGCTCAGCGTGCGCGGCATGCCCAAGGTCGATGTGAAGGAGCGGGTCAAGCGCGCGCTGTCGATGGTCCAGCTCGAAGGCTTCCGCAACCGCTACCCGGCGCAGCTCTCAGGTGGCCAGCAGCAGCGTGTCGCGCTGGCCCGCGCACTGGTGTTCGAGCCGCAACTGGTGCTGATGGACGAACCGCTGGGCGCGCTGGACAAGCAACTGCGCGAGCAGATGCAGATGGAGATCAAGCATCTGCACCAGAGCCTCGGCGTGACCGTGGTGTACGTCACCCACGACCAGGGCGAGGCGCTGACCATGTCCGATCGCGTCGCGGTGTTCCATCTGGGCGAGATCCAGCAGATCGACGAGCCGCGCGCGTTGTATGAGAAGCCCGCCAATACCTTCGTCGCCAATTTCCTCGGCGAAAACAATCGCCTGCCGGCGCGGCTGATCAGTCGCAACGGCGACAACTGCACCGTCGAACTCGGCCGTGGTGAACGGGTCGAGGCGCTGGCGGTCAAGGTCGGCGACCCCGGCGCACCGGTCAATCTGTCCATTCGCCCCGAGCGGGTTCGCTTGAATGGCGCCAGTGCCAGCTGCCCGAACCGTTTCACGGGGCGCGTCGCCGAGTTCGTCTATCTCGGCGATCACATCCGTATCCGCCTTGAGGTGTGCGGCATCAGTGACTTCTTCGTCAAGCAGCCGATCGCCGAATTCGATCCCGCTCTGGCGGTTGGCGATGTCGTGCCGATCGGCTGGCAGGTGGAGCACGTCCGTGCGCTGGATCCGCTGCAAGCGGCATAA
- a CDS encoding ABC transporter substrate-binding protein, which produces MLNTLKLTALSIGLICAAQASAENLTAVTFGGANKQAQIKAFNEPFEAKTGNKIIAGEYNGEMAKVKAMVDTNSVSWHLVEVESPELSRGCDEGLFEEIDPSVVGNPDDFVEGAVQPCGVGFFVWSTVLAYNADKLASAPSGWADFWDTEKFPGKRGLRKGAKYTLEFALMADGVAPKDVYKVLATKEGQDRAFKKLDQIKPSIQWWEAGAQPPQFLASGDVVMSSAYNGRIAAVQDESNLQIVWDGGIYDFDSWAIPKGAKNQKEALEFVGFTVQPQQQKTYSENIAYGPANKKAIDLLDKKVLKNMPTTPDNIANQVAMNVTFWADYGEQLEQRFNAWAAR; this is translated from the coding sequence ATGCTGAACACTCTGAAACTGACCGCCCTGAGCATCGGCCTGATCTGCGCAGCCCAGGCCTCGGCGGAAAACCTCACGGCCGTGACCTTCGGCGGGGCGAACAAGCAGGCGCAGATCAAGGCTTTCAACGAGCCCTTCGAGGCGAAGACCGGCAACAAGATCATCGCCGGCGAATACAACGGCGAGATGGCCAAGGTGAAGGCCATGGTCGACACCAACAGCGTGTCCTGGCATCTGGTGGAGGTGGAGTCGCCGGAGCTGTCGCGTGGCTGTGACGAAGGGCTGTTCGAGGAGATCGACCCCTCGGTGGTGGGCAACCCGGACGACTTCGTCGAGGGCGCGGTACAACCCTGCGGCGTCGGCTTCTTCGTCTGGTCGACGGTGCTCGCCTACAACGCCGACAAGCTCGCCAGTGCTCCGAGCGGCTGGGCGGATTTCTGGGATACCGAGAAATTCCCCGGCAAGCGGGGCCTGCGCAAGGGTGCCAAGTACACCCTGGAATTCGCCCTGATGGCTGATGGCGTGGCGCCGAAGGACGTCTACAAGGTGCTGGCCACCAAGGAAGGCCAGGACCGCGCGTTCAAGAAACTCGACCAGATCAAGCCCAGCATCCAGTGGTGGGAAGCCGGGGCTCAGCCGCCGCAGTTCCTCGCCTCCGGTGACGTGGTCATGAGCAGCGCCTACAACGGCCGCATCGCCGCGGTGCAGGACGAAAGCAATCTGCAGATCGTCTGGGATGGCGGCATCTATGACTTCGACTCCTGGGCCATTCCGAAGGGCGCGAAGAACCAGAAGGAAGCGCTGGAGTTCGTCGGTTTCACCGTCCAGCCGCAGCAGCAGAAAACCTATTCGGAAAACATCGCCTACGGTCCGGCGAACAAGAAGGCGATCGATCTGCTGGACAAGAAAGTGCTGAAGAACATGCCCACCACGCCGGATAACATCGCCAACCAGGTGGCCATGAACGTGACCTTCTGGGCCGACTACGGCGAGCAACTGGAGCAGCGCTTCAACGCCTGGGCCGCGCGCTGA
- a CDS encoding PAS domain-containing sensor histidine kinase, whose translation MVSSLLRGCLLLLLLVHLPAHAWNVPLSDAQLAWLGEHRQWRVGVVMTSPYAEYDQRQRRLSGFNVQFMERLAAGLGVELQWHRFTDDAALEEAMRADEIDLAPGLRQTREGLRTWRYSDPFLRVPRLIIGDVNGPRAIDLERLDSDDVIALEGPGPVADYMHSNYPSQPVVEVPSQFEALRQLVEARVRFAVVDEPLYARLSQRAEYASLDVVGDLGNPQLLRIGSRRDSPVMSAVIDQALRSFPAQQLGQLQEQWLKSRSIDQSRRISHWRSLSLLLGLLLLATITGLVWQRRQQGLLEARLKSARRDIELREAAEEAQRLTQFCLDHSTVGILWLNWDSHVRYANQAAEDLLGYASDQLIDQPLQALDPALGMDDWLQLWRDARSGIDDHQVHERDWQRVDGSRFPAAITLSFLRFGSKEYLVVFLADITERRRASAALQESEVRLKAMAGNVPGLVFRLERQAPGAPVSIGYISEASQRLVGYSAELLLQPGRGIRSLVHPDDEPGYWSSQQQALDSMSDWHWQGRILTRSGEIRWADIRASVRGQLAGRQVWDGIVWDITDNKRIELELDASRAQLRKLAAHVETVREQEKAHIAREVHDELGQMLTVLKLEISMCEISFAELDPGLAARLQSMKRLIAQLFQQVRDVATALRPPILDAGIASAIDWQARRFEERTGIACLVEVPECPPQLSNAKAVGLFRILQEALTNVMRHANAQTVSLRLEQRGGVLSLSISDDGQGFVVQSGRQGLSFGLVGMQERAQMLGGTLVLESQPGEGTLIQVSVPLDAPAQQTPLISTLES comes from the coding sequence ATGGTGTCATCTCTGCTGCGTGGCTGCCTGCTGCTGCTCCTGTTGGTTCATCTACCCGCGCATGCCTGGAACGTTCCGCTGAGCGATGCGCAACTGGCATGGCTGGGCGAGCACCGGCAATGGCGCGTCGGTGTGGTGATGACCTCGCCCTATGCCGAATATGACCAGCGCCAGCGACGGCTGTCCGGTTTCAACGTGCAGTTCATGGAGCGGCTCGCGGCCGGGCTCGGCGTCGAGCTGCAGTGGCATCGTTTCACCGATGACGCCGCGCTGGAAGAAGCCATGCGCGCCGATGAGATCGACCTCGCCCCGGGACTGCGCCAGACCCGCGAAGGGCTGCGCACCTGGCGATACAGCGATCCCTTTCTGCGCGTGCCGAGGCTGATCATCGGCGACGTCAACGGCCCGCGCGCGATCGATCTCGAACGCCTGGACAGCGACGACGTGATCGCCCTCGAAGGCCCCGGCCCGGTGGCCGACTACATGCACAGCAACTATCCGAGCCAGCCGGTGGTGGAGGTGCCCAGCCAATTCGAGGCACTGCGTCAGCTGGTCGAGGCACGGGTGCGCTTTGCCGTGGTCGACGAGCCGCTCTACGCTCGGCTGTCACAGCGCGCCGAATACGCCTCGCTGGATGTGGTCGGCGACCTTGGCAATCCGCAACTGCTGCGGATCGGCTCACGCCGCGACAGCCCGGTAATGAGTGCGGTGATTGACCAGGCTCTGCGCAGCTTCCCCGCGCAGCAGCTCGGCCAGCTCCAGGAACAGTGGTTGAAGTCGCGCAGCATCGATCAATCCCGACGCATCAGCCACTGGCGCAGCCTCAGCCTGTTGCTGGGCCTGTTGCTGCTGGCGACGATCACCGGGCTGGTCTGGCAGCGACGCCAGCAGGGGCTGCTCGAGGCGCGCCTGAAATCGGCACGACGGGACATCGAGCTGCGCGAGGCCGCCGAAGAGGCGCAGCGCCTCACCCAGTTCTGCCTCGACCACAGCACCGTCGGCATCCTCTGGCTGAATTGGGACAGCCACGTCCGCTACGCCAACCAGGCCGCCGAGGATCTGCTGGGGTATGCCTCGGACCAGCTGATCGATCAACCGTTGCAGGCACTGGACCCGGCCCTGGGCATGGATGACTGGCTGCAGCTCTGGCGAGATGCGCGCAGCGGTATCGACGATCACCAGGTACATGAACGCGACTGGCAGCGAGTCGATGGCAGCCGTTTTCCGGCGGCGATCACCCTGAGTTTCCTGCGCTTCGGCAGCAAGGAATACCTGGTGGTGTTCCTCGCCGATATCACCGAGCGGCGCCGTGCCAGCGCGGCGTTGCAGGAAAGCGAGGTACGGCTGAAGGCCATGGCCGGCAACGTGCCGGGGCTGGTGTTTCGCCTCGAGCGGCAGGCGCCTGGCGCGCCGGTGAGCATCGGCTACATCAGCGAAGCCAGCCAGAGGCTGGTCGGTTATTCGGCGGAGTTGCTGCTGCAACCGGGCCGCGGTATTCGCAGCCTGGTCCATCCCGATGATGAGCCGGGTTACTGGAGCAGCCAGCAGCAGGCGCTCGACAGCATGAGTGACTGGCACTGGCAGGGCCGCATCCTGACCCGTTCCGGCGAAATTCGCTGGGCCGATATCCGCGCCTCGGTCCGCGGGCAGTTGGCCGGGCGGCAGGTCTGGGACGGCATCGTCTGGGACATCACCGACAACAAGCGGATCGAGTTGGAGCTGGACGCCTCGCGTGCTCAACTGCGCAAGCTGGCGGCGCACGTCGAGACCGTGCGCGAGCAAGAAAAGGCGCACATCGCCCGCGAAGTGCACGATGAACTGGGCCAGATGTTGACGGTGCTGAAGCTGGAAATTTCCATGTGCGAGATCAGCTTCGCCGAGCTGGACCCGGGCCTGGCTGCGCGCCTGCAGAGCATGAAGCGGCTGATCGCTCAGCTGTTCCAGCAGGTCCGCGACGTGGCGACCGCCTTGCGTCCGCCGATCCTGGATGCCGGTATCGCGTCTGCCATCGACTGGCAGGCGCGGCGGTTCGAGGAGCGCACTGGCATCGCCTGCCTGGTCGAGGTACCCGAATGCCCACCGCAGCTGAGCAATGCCAAGGCCGTCGGCCTGTTTCGCATCCTCCAGGAAGCCTTGACCAACGTCATGCGCCACGCCAACGCCCAGACCGTGAGCCTGCGTCTGGAGCAGCGGGGGGGTGTGCTCAGCCTGAGCATCAGCGATGATGGCCAGGGCTTCGTCGTGCAGTCGGGGCGGCAGGGCTTGTCGTTTGGCCTGGTCGGCATGCAGGAGCGAGCGCAGATGCTCGGCGGTACGCTGGTGCTGGAGAGCCAGCCGGGTGAGGGCACCTTGATCCAGGTCTCCGTGCCGCTGGACGCACCGGCCCAGCAGACGCCACTGATCAGTACATTGGAGAGCTAG
- a CDS encoding response regulator: MIRVIVAEDHTIVREGIKQLIGLAKDMQVIGEAGNGQQLLDQLRQTSCDVVLLDISMPGVSGLEAIPRIRALSDPPAILVLSMHDEAQMAARALKVGAAGYATKDSDPALLLTAVRKVAGGGRYIDPELADRMVFEVGLTDSRPPHALLSEREYSVFERLVHGDSVNDIAAKLALSSKTISTHKARLMQKLVAHSVADLVRYAMEHKLV; encoded by the coding sequence ATGATTCGGGTAATCGTCGCTGAAGACCACACCATCGTTCGTGAAGGCATCAAGCAACTGATCGGGCTGGCCAAGGACATGCAGGTGATCGGTGAGGCAGGCAACGGTCAGCAATTGCTCGACCAGTTGCGCCAGACCTCGTGCGATGTCGTCCTGCTGGACATCTCCATGCCCGGGGTCAGTGGCCTGGAAGCCATTCCACGGATCCGCGCGCTGAGCGATCCTCCGGCGATCCTGGTGTTGTCGATGCATGACGAGGCGCAGATGGCGGCGCGTGCGCTGAAGGTCGGTGCGGCTGGCTACGCCACCAAGGACAGCGATCCGGCGCTGTTGCTCACCGCGGTGCGCAAGGTGGCCGGGGGCGGGCGCTACATCGATCCCGAGCTGGCCGACCGGATGGTCTTCGAGGTTGGCCTGACCGACTCCCGCCCGCCCCATGCGCTATTGTCCGAACGCGAGTACTCGGTGTTCGAGCGGCTGGTTCATGGCGATTCGGTCAATGACATCGCCGCCAAGCTGGCGCTGAGCAGCAAGACCATCAGCACCCACAAGGCGCGCCTGATGCAGAAGCTGGTCGCCCATTCCGTCGCCGACCTGGTGCGCTACGCCATGGAGCACAAGCTCGTCTAA